Proteins from a genomic interval of Marmoricola sp. OAE513:
- a CDS encoding rhomboid family intramembrane serine protease: MNSAAVGFQCPSCVKEGAKQTRTGRLPYGGGVSANPALTTFVLMAINLAVWISIASTGGSGSSVVQKLALLPQGALFQGNDGEIVSVQGVADGAWWQIVTAGFTQVEVWHIAVNMISLYVVGPQIEAILGRTRFLAVYGISLVGSSAAVMLLSDPNSLTVGASGALFGLMGALLVIVLKAKINAGPIINVIGINVVITVVGHGFISWQGHLGGFVVGAAVTAALVYAPKANRTVIQTAGLLGITAVVVALVIFRAAALA, from the coding sequence ATGAACTCGGCTGCGGTCGGGTTCCAGTGCCCCTCCTGCGTCAAGGAGGGTGCCAAGCAGACGCGGACCGGCCGGCTGCCGTACGGCGGAGGGGTCAGCGCCAACCCGGCGTTGACCACCTTCGTCCTGATGGCGATCAACCTCGCCGTCTGGATCTCGATCGCCAGCACCGGCGGATCCGGATCCTCCGTCGTCCAGAAGCTCGCGCTCCTGCCCCAGGGCGCGCTGTTCCAGGGCAATGACGGAGAGATCGTCAGCGTGCAGGGCGTGGCGGACGGCGCGTGGTGGCAGATCGTCACTGCCGGCTTCACCCAGGTAGAGGTCTGGCACATCGCGGTCAACATGATCAGCCTCTACGTCGTCGGCCCCCAGATCGAGGCGATCCTGGGCCGCACCCGCTTCCTCGCGGTCTACGGCATCAGCCTGGTCGGTTCCTCCGCGGCCGTCATGCTGCTCTCCGACCCGAACAGCCTCACGGTCGGAGCCTCCGGCGCCCTCTTCGGCCTGATGGGCGCCCTCCTCGTCATCGTCCTCAAGGCGAAGATCAACGCCGGCCCGATCATCAACGTCATCGGCATCAACGTCGTCATCACCGTCGTCGGCCACGGCTTCATCTCCTGGCAGGGCCACCTCGGCGGTTTCGTCGTCGGAGCAGCCGTCACCGCCGCCCTCGTCTACGCCCCTAAGGCCAACAGAACAGTCATCCAGACGGCCGGCCTGCTAGGAATCACCGCAGTGGTCGTCGCCCTGGTCATCTTCAGGGCCGCAGCACTCGCGTAA
- a CDS encoding peptidylprolyl isomerase produces MSDLKATLHTNRGDIVINLLPNHAPKTVENFVGLAEGTKEYNADGGKTGKFYDGLGFHRVIDNFMIQGGCPLGTGTGGPGYQFADEFHPELAFTKPYLLAMANAGPGTNGSQFFITTAPTTWLNNKHTIFGEVADEDSRSVVDAIGTTPVGAGDRPIDPVIIESVEITRG; encoded by the coding sequence ATGTCGGACCTGAAGGCCACGCTGCACACCAACCGCGGCGACATCGTGATCAACCTGCTCCCGAACCACGCTCCGAAGACCGTGGAGAACTTCGTCGGCCTCGCGGAGGGAACCAAGGAGTACAACGCCGACGGTGGCAAGACCGGCAAGTTCTACGACGGGCTGGGTTTCCACCGCGTCATCGACAACTTCATGATCCAGGGTGGCTGCCCGCTCGGCACCGGCACCGGTGGCCCCGGCTACCAGTTCGCCGACGAGTTCCACCCCGAGCTGGCCTTCACCAAGCCCTACCTGCTGGCCATGGCGAACGCCGGCCCGGGCACCAACGGCTCGCAGTTCTTCATCACCACGGCGCCGACCACCTGGCTGAACAACAAGCACACCATCTTCGGCGAGGTTGCCGACGAGGACAGCCGCTCCGTGGTCGACGCGATCGGCACCACGCCGGTCGGCGCCGGTGACCGCCCGATCGACCCGGTCATCATCGAGTCCGTCGAGATCACCCGGGGCTGA
- a CDS encoding DUF4267 domain-containing protein, giving the protein MTVDYAALTAGTIRFASGVSFLVAPEPANKFWGDPEPPPKPTAYLLLHSMGYRDALIGGLLIHAALRGRDTRGWFLASGGADAADLLGGVRVHDQMSRSGQLIGLGGAVVGIGVGLWGGTRRRKG; this is encoded by the coding sequence ATGACCGTCGACTACGCCGCCCTCACCGCCGGCACCATCCGATTCGCCTCCGGGGTCTCGTTCCTCGTCGCACCCGAGCCGGCGAACAAGTTCTGGGGCGACCCCGAACCCCCTCCCAAGCCGACGGCGTACCTGCTGCTGCACTCGATGGGGTACCGGGACGCCCTCATCGGCGGGCTGCTGATCCACGCAGCCCTGCGCGGGCGCGACACCCGTGGCTGGTTCCTGGCCTCGGGAGGTGCGGACGCCGCGGACCTGCTCGGAGGGGTCCGGGTGCACGACCAGATGTCGCGGTCGGGGCAGCTGATCGGCCTCGGCGGCGCGGTCGTCGGGATCGGGGTCGGCCTGTGGGGAGGCACCCGGCGTCGCAAGGGCTGA
- a CDS encoding DUF3817 domain-containing protein has translation MKNNLLVYRVLANVVGVLLIVLVLVGLPLNELHRVNPAWFTEGTDAQQAGDWISRTLGVAHGWLYMLFLFAAFALARRAKWPVGFTVTTLLCGTIPILSFWSERRAARRIEEEFAEELAA, from the coding sequence GTGAAGAACAACCTGCTGGTCTACCGCGTCCTGGCGAACGTGGTCGGCGTCCTGCTCATCGTGCTCGTCCTCGTCGGGCTGCCGCTGAACGAGCTGCACCGGGTCAACCCGGCGTGGTTCACCGAGGGGACCGACGCCCAGCAGGCCGGGGACTGGATCTCCAGGACGCTCGGTGTGGCGCACGGCTGGCTGTACATGCTGTTCCTCTTCGCCGCGTTCGCCCTGGCGCGTCGGGCGAAGTGGCCCGTCGGCTTCACCGTGACGACGCTGCTCTGCGGGACCATCCCGATCCTGTCGTTCTGGTCCGAGCGCCGCGCGGCGCGACGGATCGAGGAGGAGTTCGCCGAGGAGCTCGCTGCCTGA
- a CDS encoding GNAT family protein: protein MQALADLSWPRSTARLELRPATADDLDALWKIRRQPVVATWMTHLSDRWEDFHRRAQEPSWFPATLVLERDGTVIGDLMLRIENPWSQGEVAEQAVGVQAEIGWCLDPSFQGHGYATEGVAELIRIAFEDVGLRRVTALCFSANEPSWRLMERLGMRREAHNVRDALHRSGEWMDGYLYALLAEEWRSRQDPQPRG, encoded by the coding sequence ATGCAGGCACTCGCAGACCTCTCCTGGCCGAGGTCGACGGCTCGTCTGGAGCTGCGCCCCGCGACCGCCGACGATCTGGACGCACTGTGGAAGATCCGTCGGCAGCCCGTCGTGGCGACCTGGATGACGCACCTCTCCGACCGCTGGGAGGACTTCCACCGTCGCGCCCAGGAGCCGAGCTGGTTCCCGGCGACGTTGGTGCTCGAGCGCGACGGCACGGTCATCGGGGACCTGATGCTGCGCATCGAGAACCCGTGGAGCCAGGGCGAGGTCGCCGAGCAGGCCGTCGGCGTGCAGGCCGAGATCGGTTGGTGCCTCGACCCGTCTTTCCAGGGTCACGGCTACGCCACCGAGGGGGTCGCCGAGCTGATCCGGATCGCCTTCGAGGACGTCGGCCTGCGCCGGGTGACCGCGCTGTGCTTCAGCGCGAACGAGCCGTCCTGGCGGCTGATGGAACGGCTCGGGATGCGGCGCGAGGCGCACAACGTGCGCGATGCCCTGCACCGCAGCGGCGAGTGGATGGACGGGTACCTCTACGCGCTCCTGGCCGAGGAGTGGCGGTCTCGCCAGGACCCGCAGCCCCGGGGCTGA
- a CDS encoding DUF2470 domain-containing protein, giving the protein MRRFQERRGALSTNLPALSPAERARTVVATATTLRVASPELTLDVHRHGVVPDGSVLFQAPADFAEKLDDHQITATVVDVATVPQADRIRGEVTLSGRVFDVAEPLPAGMRLHLTGSEEPDGATRLVQLVPERVALAWRCETDDSQPAARQIGIDEYRCAFPDPLLGYEAEWLPHLQADHGELLVGLARFDLGWSEDPEDVRALGIDRYGLVLRIRHCGIQNDLRIGFARTVTCGCDVREAFSDLISRAMPDAGPVC; this is encoded by the coding sequence ATGCGTCGATTCCAGGAACGCCGAGGGGCCCTGTCCACGAACCTGCCCGCGCTCTCCCCAGCAGAGCGGGCACGCACGGTCGTGGCGACCGCGACCACGTTGCGGGTCGCCTCCCCCGAGCTGACCCTCGACGTGCACCGCCACGGCGTCGTCCCGGACGGGTCGGTCCTGTTCCAGGCGCCCGCCGACTTCGCCGAGAAGCTCGACGACCACCAGATCACCGCCACCGTGGTCGACGTGGCAACCGTGCCGCAGGCAGATCGGATCCGCGGCGAGGTCACCCTGTCGGGTCGCGTGTTCGACGTCGCCGAGCCGTTGCCGGCCGGGATGCGGTTGCACCTGACCGGCTCCGAGGAGCCCGACGGGGCGACCCGGCTCGTCCAGCTGGTCCCCGAGAGGGTCGCACTCGCGTGGCGTTGCGAGACCGACGACTCCCAGCCGGCAGCGCGCCAGATCGGGATCGACGAGTACCGGTGCGCCTTCCCCGACCCCCTGCTGGGCTACGAGGCCGAGTGGCTCCCGCACCTGCAGGCCGACCACGGCGAGCTCCTCGTCGGGCTGGCTCGTTTCGACCTCGGGTGGAGTGAGGACCCCGAGGACGTGCGAGCGCTGGGCATCGACCGCTACGGCCTGGTCCTGCGGATCCGGCACTGCGGGATCCAGAACGACCTCCGGATCGGTTTCGCCAGGACCGTCACCTGCGGGTGCGACGTGCGGGAGGCCTTCTCAGACCTGATCAGCCGGGCGATGCCCGACGCCGGTCCGGTCTGCTGA
- a CDS encoding cobyric acid synthase, translating into MSGLLVAGTTSDAGKSIVTTGLCRALRRRGIDVAPYKAQNMSNNSMVCADTTLDRFSEIGRAQWIQARAAGVEPEAAMNPVLLKPGGDTRSHVVVMGQPAGTLSSTNWEDGRVELARAAHAAYDDLASRFDVVVAEGAGSPTEINLRAGDYVNMGLARHAGLPTVVVGDIDRGGLFAALFGTVALLEPADQRLIAGFVANKFRGELSLLAPGIDELTRLTGRPTYGVLPWHPGLWLDSEDALDLDGRRARTGEALRVAVVRLPRISNFTDVDALGLESDLDVFFATSPRDLLGADVVVLPGTRATLSDLAWLRSRGLDQAISTHQAAGRAVLGICGGAQMLGTRIEDPDGVEGKAGASVDGLGLVSATTTFGADKVLRLPEGTGLGQPVSGYEIHHGRFNVASGDAFPGGARVGAVFATMWHGSLESDGFRQALLAEVAAASGRVRSPSEVVFAERREERLDLLGDLVSEHLDVDALLDLVTSGVPADLPLLPPGSQR; encoded by the coding sequence GTGAGCGGCCTCCTGGTCGCCGGCACCACGTCGGACGCCGGCAAGAGCATCGTCACCACGGGCCTCTGCCGGGCCCTGCGCCGCCGCGGGATCGACGTGGCGCCGTACAAGGCGCAGAACATGTCGAACAACTCGATGGTCTGCGCCGATACCACCCTCGACCGGTTCAGTGAGATCGGGCGGGCGCAGTGGATCCAGGCGCGCGCTGCCGGCGTCGAGCCCGAGGCGGCGATGAACCCGGTCCTGCTCAAGCCCGGTGGTGACACCCGCAGCCACGTCGTGGTGATGGGTCAACCTGCCGGGACCCTTTCCTCCACGAACTGGGAGGACGGTCGGGTCGAGCTCGCCCGGGCCGCGCACGCGGCGTACGACGACCTGGCCTCGCGCTTCGACGTCGTCGTCGCCGAGGGCGCCGGCAGCCCGACCGAGATCAACCTGCGCGCCGGCGACTACGTCAACATGGGCCTGGCGCGGCACGCCGGGCTGCCGACCGTGGTCGTCGGTGACATCGACCGGGGCGGGCTCTTCGCGGCGCTGTTCGGCACCGTCGCCCTCCTCGAGCCGGCGGACCAACGACTGATCGCCGGCTTCGTGGCGAACAAGTTCCGCGGCGAGCTGTCCCTGCTCGCGCCGGGCATCGACGAGCTGACCCGGCTGACCGGCCGCCCGACGTACGGCGTGCTGCCCTGGCACCCCGGCCTCTGGCTCGACTCCGAGGATGCCCTGGACCTGGACGGCCGTCGGGCCCGCACCGGCGAGGCGCTGCGGGTCGCCGTGGTCCGGCTGCCGCGGATCAGCAACTTCACCGACGTCGACGCGCTGGGCCTCGAGTCCGACCTGGACGTCTTCTTCGCGACCTCGCCGCGCGACCTGCTCGGTGCTGACGTGGTCGTGCTGCCGGGGACACGCGCCACGTTGTCGGACCTCGCGTGGCTTCGCTCCCGCGGTTTGGACCAGGCGATCTCGACCCACCAGGCCGCTGGTCGCGCGGTCCTCGGGATCTGCGGCGGCGCCCAGATGCTGGGGACCCGCATCGAGGACCCGGACGGGGTCGAGGGCAAGGCCGGCGCGTCGGTCGACGGGCTCGGCCTGGTCTCCGCCACCACGACGTTCGGCGCGGACAAGGTGCTCCGGCTGCCCGAGGGGACCGGACTGGGGCAGCCGGTCTCCGGCTACGAGATCCACCACGGGCGGTTCAACGTCGCCTCGGGGGACGCCTTCCCGGGCGGGGCGCGCGTGGGTGCCGTGTTCGCGACGATGTGGCACGGAAGCCTGGAGAGCGACGGGTTCCGCCAGGCCCTGCTCGCCGAGGTCGCCGCGGCGTCCGGTCGGGTCCGGTCGCCCTCAGAGGTCGTGTTCGCCGAGCGGCGCGAGGAGCGGCTCGACCTGCTCGGCGACCTGGTCTCCGAGCACCTCGACGTCGACGCGCTGCTGGACCTGGTGACGAGCGGCGTCCCGGCCGACCTGCCGCTGCTGCCGCCAGGGAGCCAGCGCTGA
- a CDS encoding SURF1 family protein, producing MFTTLLRPKFWAGHLAMIVCVSAAVGLGIWQLDAWHTRRADAARDISNLKPVGLGTVMDGDSSFPGRSVGRPVSFAGTWLADSTLYIADRYVGKKRGYWVVTPVRVDGSQSVMPVVRGWSAKAESVAPTGPVEVTGWLQASEGSGPVDDDPHDDVIPMMRLASLVEHVDADLYSAYVVARDVTGQGGPEAGGLRSVSAAAVPDVSGFTALRNLLYAIEWWVFGAFAFFVWARWCADSWKDEGESEVDPAAAAEVEPA from the coding sequence GTGTTCACGACCCTGCTTCGTCCGAAGTTCTGGGCGGGGCACCTGGCGATGATCGTCTGCGTCTCCGCCGCCGTGGGTCTGGGGATCTGGCAGCTCGACGCCTGGCACACCCGCCGCGCGGACGCCGCCCGCGACATCTCGAACCTCAAGCCCGTCGGGCTCGGCACGGTCATGGACGGCGACAGCTCGTTCCCGGGTCGCTCGGTCGGCCGCCCGGTCAGCTTCGCCGGGACCTGGCTCGCCGACTCCACGCTCTACATCGCCGACCGGTACGTCGGGAAGAAGCGCGGCTACTGGGTGGTCACGCCGGTCCGGGTCGACGGGTCGCAGTCGGTGATGCCGGTCGTGCGCGGCTGGTCCGCGAAAGCCGAGTCCGTCGCCCCGACCGGACCGGTCGAGGTCACCGGGTGGCTGCAGGCCAGCGAGGGCAGCGGTCCGGTCGACGACGACCCGCACGACGACGTCATCCCCATGATGCGGCTGGCGAGCCTGGTCGAGCACGTCGACGCCGACCTCTACAGCGCCTACGTCGTCGCACGCGACGTCACCGGGCAGGGCGGCCCGGAGGCCGGTGGTCTGCGTTCGGTCTCGGCCGCCGCGGTCCCCGACGTCTCCGGCTTCACCGCGCTGCGCAACCTGCTCTACGCGATCGAGTGGTGGGTCTTCGGGGCATTCGCGTTCTTCGTCTGGGCCCGCTGGTGCGCGGACTCGTGGAAGGACGAGGGCGAGTCCGAGGTCGACCCCGCTGCAGCGGCGGAGGTGGAGCCCGCGTGA
- a CDS encoding MBL fold metallo-hydrolase produces MTSLIRHLNCASMAPRAPFGLTPDRMVCHCLLIEGPDGLTLVDSGFGTEDLAQKRMGKAFIALMGASLDPGETAVAQVRALGYAPEDVKDVVLTHLDLDHAGGIGDFPTARVHVFADELDAARKRASAKEKNRYIEAQWAHGPSWVVHDVDAGGESWFGFESVTRVSEDLLLVPTRGHTRGHVAVAVRRPSGGWFLHAGDSYFNHGEKQTPPTCPSGLSIFQSAVQMDKKARLANQDRIRSLHADHGNEVTIFCAHDALEFDALEGVTD; encoded by the coding sequence GTGACCTCCCTGATCCGGCACCTCAACTGTGCGTCCATGGCCCCGCGGGCACCGTTCGGACTGACCCCGGACCGGATGGTCTGCCACTGCCTGCTGATCGAAGGGCCGGACGGGCTGACGCTGGTCGACAGCGGCTTCGGCACCGAGGACCTCGCCCAGAAGCGGATGGGCAAGGCGTTCATCGCCCTCATGGGGGCATCGCTCGACCCGGGCGAGACCGCGGTCGCCCAGGTGCGCGCGCTGGGGTACGCGCCGGAGGACGTGAAGGACGTCGTCCTCACCCACCTCGACCTCGACCATGCCGGGGGCATCGGTGACTTCCCGACAGCGCGGGTGCACGTCTTCGCCGACGAGCTCGACGCCGCCCGCAAGCGGGCCTCGGCCAAGGAGAAGAACCGCTACATCGAGGCGCAGTGGGCGCACGGCCCGAGCTGGGTCGTGCACGACGTGGACGCCGGGGGCGAGAGCTGGTTCGGGTTCGAGTCGGTGACCCGGGTCAGCGAGGACCTGCTGCTGGTACCGACGCGTGGTCACACCCGCGGGCACGTCGCGGTCGCCGTACGCCGTCCGTCAGGCGGGTGGTTCCTGCATGCCGGCGACTCCTACTTCAACCACGGGGAGAAGCAGACCCCACCGACCTGCCCCAGCGGCCTCTCGATCTTCCAGAGCGCGGTCCAGATGGACAAGAAGGCGCGGCTCGCGAACCAGGACCGGATCCGGTCTCTGCACGCCGACCACGGCAACGAGGTCACCATCTTCTGCGCCCACGACGCGCTCGAGTTCGACGCCCTCGAGGGCGTGACCGACTAG
- a CDS encoding SDR family oxidoreductase has product MSDPRVVVITGAGSGIGYATAELFRDLGDKVYSLDIKGTGPEGTTFVECNVGDRASVKAAITGIGDAEGKIDVLANVAGIVQFGRFDTITDDEWDRIHAVDLKGPFMVMQEALPYLRKTRGANIVNVSSVAGRVPQGYTVGYSAAKGGLTQMTRSLALELAPERIRVNAICPGTVDTPIVSEVAEKYPDDLDPRVADRLMMMLPGRAIAPAELGASIVYLASPAARMITGCVLAHDGGMS; this is encoded by the coding sequence ATGTCCGACCCCCGCGTCGTCGTCATCACCGGAGCCGGTTCCGGCATCGGGTACGCGACTGCCGAGCTGTTCCGCGACCTCGGCGACAAGGTCTACAGCCTCGACATCAAGGGCACCGGGCCCGAGGGCACGACGTTCGTCGAGTGCAACGTCGGTGACCGCGCGTCGGTGAAGGCCGCGATTACCGGGATCGGTGACGCCGAGGGCAAGATCGACGTGCTGGCCAACGTCGCCGGCATCGTGCAGTTCGGTCGCTTCGACACGATCACCGACGACGAGTGGGACCGCATCCACGCCGTCGACCTCAAGGGTCCGTTCATGGTCATGCAGGAGGCACTCCCCTACCTGCGCAAGACCCGTGGCGCGAACATCGTCAACGTCTCGTCGGTCGCCGGCCGGGTGCCGCAGGGCTACACAGTCGGCTACTCCGCCGCCAAGGGCGGACTGACCCAGATGACCCGGTCGCTGGCGCTCGAGCTCGCTCCCGAGCGGATCCGCGTGAACGCGATCTGCCCCGGCACCGTCGACACCCCGATCGTCTCCGAGGTCGCCGAGAAGTACCCGGACGACCTGGACCCGCGGGTGGCTGACCGGCTGATGATGATGCTGCCCGGTCGCGCGATCGCGCCGGCCGAGCTGGGTGCGTCGATCGTCTACCTCGCGTCGCCGGCCGCGCGCATGATCACCGGCTGCGTGCTGGCCCACGACGGCGGGATGAGCTGA
- a CDS encoding type II toxin-antitoxin system prevent-host-death family antitoxin, which translates to MVNIHEAKTHLSKLLERVENGETIVIARAGKPVAELSAVKPKVDIVWGGLAHLVEYDESAFSPEADAEVAAMFNDKIFPA; encoded by the coding sequence ATGGTCAACATCCACGAGGCGAAGACCCACCTCTCCAAGCTCCTCGAGCGGGTCGAGAACGGGGAGACGATCGTCATCGCGCGTGCGGGCAAGCCGGTGGCCGAGCTGTCGGCGGTGAAGCCCAAGGTCGACATCGTCTGGGGCGGGCTCGCGCACCTCGTCGAGTACGACGAGTCCGCGTTCAGCCCGGAGGCCGATGCGGAGGTCGCGGCGATGTTCAACGACAAGATCTTCCCGGCGT